One segment of Tamlana crocina DNA contains the following:
- a CDS encoding patatin-like phospholipase family protein, producing MKTYFVILILSLLTLFSAKAQNNNPENTKPKVGLVLSGGGAKGLAHIGVLKVIDSLGIKVDYVAGTSMGAIIGGLYASGYTGKQLDSIFQEVDFDNIINDDLPRESKAFYERDNSERYAVTLPFNKFKVKLPSALSRGHNVYGLLLKLALNVSHIQDFDKLPIPFFCIATNMETGEQVVLDKGNLAQSMVASGALPSLFQPVIIDDKILIDGGVVNNYPIDELRNKGMDVIIGVDVQDGLSNREELASAPDVLIQINNFRTINAMKEKAPKTDVYIKPNIKDFNVISFDEGDKIIDEGQEAAWFKLNVLRTLASKNSGNKQPFLKKPIDSISIKNFEIAGNENYTRAYILGKLKLKTDEKISYKDFNEGIYNVVATNNFDVFQYELKRTENAGEYSFMANIKESQVNTFLKLGIHYDELYKSAALVNLTQKRLFFKNDVASLDVILGDNVRYNFDYLIDKGFYWSIGLRSRYNQFNKNINAQLLLNEEEITATGLNKIGVKLKDQTNQFYLQTLFRRDFSLSMGAEHKRLEIDSETISGNNPDDEFLFENTDYFSLFGNLKLDTYDNIYFPKKGLYFNGHLNIYFHASHFVENFKSFSIAKADMGYAFSVSDKLSFNLQTSGGFKLGDKSTQTLDFALGGYGNNLINNFVPFFGYDFISLTGNSYVKALMVADYEIIKKHHITLEGNWANIDDNIFDTGEWFTLPDYRGYALGYAIETFLGPVQAKYSYSPENGQGKWFFNIGFWF from the coding sequence TTGAAAACCTACTTTGTCATATTAATTCTAAGTCTTCTCACGCTATTTTCCGCGAAAGCGCAAAACAATAATCCAGAGAATACTAAGCCTAAAGTAGGTTTGGTGTTAAGTGGTGGAGGTGCAAAAGGCTTGGCACATATTGGGGTTTTAAAGGTGATTGATAGTTTGGGCATAAAGGTCGATTACGTGGCGGGCACCAGTATGGGGGCAATAATTGGTGGGCTTTACGCTTCGGGGTACACCGGCAAGCAGCTCGATTCCATTTTTCAGGAAGTCGATTTCGATAATATTATAAACGACGATTTGCCCCGCGAATCGAAAGCCTTTTACGAGCGCGATAATTCAGAACGCTATGCCGTTACCTTGCCGTTTAATAAGTTTAAGGTAAAGTTGCCTTCGGCCTTGTCGAGAGGCCACAATGTGTATGGTTTACTTTTAAAATTGGCGTTAAACGTTAGCCATATTCAAGATTTTGATAAACTGCCCATTCCGTTTTTCTGCATAGCTACCAACATGGAAACGGGCGAACAAGTGGTGTTGGATAAAGGAAATCTGGCACAATCGATGGTGGCCAGTGGTGCGCTGCCTTCGCTATTTCAGCCGGTGATTATCGACGATAAAATTTTGATTGATGGCGGAGTGGTGAACAATTACCCTATTGATGAGCTGCGCAACAAAGGCATGGATGTTATTATTGGGGTAGATGTTCAGGACGGTTTGTCCAACAGGGAAGAACTGGCTTCGGCGCCCGATGTACTGATTCAAATCAATAATTTTCGTACCATTAACGCCATGAAGGAAAAGGCTCCAAAAACCGATGTTTACATAAAGCCCAATATCAAAGATTTTAATGTGATTTCGTTTGACGAGGGCGATAAAATAATAGACGAAGGACAAGAAGCAGCATGGTTTAAGTTGAATGTATTGAGAACCTTGGCATCCAAAAATAGTGGAAATAAACAACCGTTTCTCAAAAAACCAATCGATAGCATAAGCATTAAAAATTTTGAAATTGCAGGGAACGAAAACTACACCCGGGCATATATTTTAGGAAAACTGAAATTAAAAACCGATGAAAAAATAAGCTACAAAGATTTTAACGAAGGTATTTACAATGTGGTGGCCACCAATAATTTCGATGTGTTTCAGTACGAATTAAAGCGTACGGAAAATGCCGGAGAATACAGTTTTATGGCAAATATTAAAGAGTCTCAGGTGAATACCTTTTTGAAATTGGGCATCCACTACGATGAGTTGTACAAAAGTGCCGCTTTGGTAAATTTAACCCAAAAACGCTTATTCTTTAAAAACGATGTGGCTTCGCTTGATGTTATTCTTGGTGATAACGTGCGCTATAATTTTGATTATTTAATTGACAAAGGGTTTTATTGGAGTATTGGTTTGCGTTCGCGGTACAATCAATTCAATAAAAACATAAATGCCCAGCTTTTGTTGAATGAAGAGGAAATAACGGCAACGGGATTGAATAAAATAGGTGTAAAGCTTAAAGATCAAACCAATCAGTTTTATTTGCAAACACTGTTTAGACGCGATTTTTCGTTGAGTATGGGTGCCGAGCACAAACGTTTGGAAATTGATTCGGAAACTATTTCGGGCAATAACCCTGATGACGAATTTTTATTCGAAAATACCGATTATTTCAGTTTATTCGGAAACCTAAAACTCGATACTTACGATAATATATATTTTCCGAAAAAGGGCTTATACTTTAATGGGCACTTAAATATTTATTTTCATGCTTCTCATTTTGTTGAAAACTTTAAAAGTTTCTCCATAGCCAAGGCCGATATGGGCTATGCTTTTAGTGTTTCAGATAAATTGTCGTTCAACTTACAAACCAGTGGCGGATTCAAATTGGGCGATAAATCTACCCAAACTTTAGATTTTGCTTTGGGCGGATATGGCAATAATTTAATAAACAATTTTGTGCCCTTTTTTGGGTACGATTTTATTTCACTTACAGGAAACAGCTATGTGAAGGCACTGATGGTGGCCGATTACGAAATCATAAAAAAGCATCACATTACTTTAGAGGGCAATTGGGCGAATATTGACGATAATATTTTCGATACTGGGGAATGGTTTACCTTACCCGATTATAGGGGTTATGCGCTGGGTTACGCCATTGAAACCTTTTTAGGTCCCGTTCAGGCCAAATACAGTTATTCGCCCGAAAACGGCCAGGGCAAATGGTTTTTTAATATTGGTTTTTGGTTTTGA
- a CDS encoding homogentisate 1,2-dioxygenase, with product MPIYHKLGNIPHKRHTQFRKPDGSLYYEQLFGTIGFDGMSTNSYHEQRPTQVKEIRNQYSVAPKIAKANNIQSYRFKGFQVKPENDYLDSRKTILFNSDCGIILAAPKKSITDYFYKNTDADELIFIHKGSGKLRTHLGNLDFKYGDYLLVPRGIIYKMDFETEDNRLFIVESHRPIYTPKRYRNWFGQLLEHAPYCERDIRCPQELETHNENGEFLIKVKKQNDIIEMVYASHPFDVVGYDGYNYPYAFSIHDFEPITGRIHQPPPVHQTFETDAFVVCSFVPRLYDYHPQSIPAPYNHSNIDSDEVLYYVDGDFMSRNDIEAGHISLHPAGIPHGPHPGATERSIGKTKTEELAVMVDTFKPLKVTEEAMKIADESYFKSWLE from the coding sequence ATGCCCATATATCATAAATTAGGAAACATTCCGCACAAGCGCCACACGCAATTCAGAAAGCCCGACGGCAGTTTGTATTACGAGCAGTTGTTCGGTACCATTGGTTTCGATGGTATGTCTACTAACAGCTACCACGAGCAGCGCCCCACGCAGGTCAAGGAAATTAGAAACCAGTATAGTGTGGCTCCAAAAATTGCCAAGGCCAATAACATTCAATCGTACCGATTCAAAGGCTTTCAGGTAAAGCCCGAAAACGATTATCTCGACAGCCGAAAAACCATTTTGTTCAACAGCGATTGTGGAATCATATTGGCGGCACCCAAAAAATCAATAACCGATTATTTTTATAAAAACACCGATGCCGACGAATTGATTTTTATCCACAAAGGCTCGGGAAAATTAAGAACACATCTTGGTAATCTCGATTTTAAATATGGTGATTATCTATTGGTGCCACGTGGAATTATTTATAAAATGGATTTTGAAACGGAAGATAACCGGTTGTTCATTGTGGAATCCCACCGCCCCATTTACACCCCAAAACGATACCGAAATTGGTTTGGGCAGTTGTTAGAGCACGCTCCGTATTGTGAGCGCGATATCCGTTGCCCACAGGAATTGGAAACCCATAACGAAAATGGCGAATTTTTAATCAAGGTGAAAAAGCAAAACGATATCATCGAGATGGTGTATGCATCCCATCCGTTTGACGTGGTGGGTTATGATGGCTATAATTATCCGTATGCGTTTTCAATCCACGATTTTGAGCCTATTACGGGGCGCATCCACCAGCCACCACCAGTACACCAAACATTTGAAACCGATGCTTTTGTGGTGTGCAGCTTTGTGCCGCGGCTCTACGATTACCATCCACAGTCCATTCCAGCACCCTACAACCACAGTAACATTGATAGCGACGAGGTGCTGTACTATGTAGATGGCGATTTTATGAGCCGAAACGATATCGAGGCCGGGCATATTTCGTTGCATCCCGCCGGCATTCCCCACGGCCCACATCCAGGAGCCACCGAACGCAGCATTGGGAAAACAAAAACCGAAGAGCTTGCCGTGATGGTCGATACCTTTAAACCGCTAAAAGTAACCGAAGAAGCCATGAAAATTGCCGATGAGAGTTATTTTAAGTCGTGGTTGGAATAA
- the hppD gene encoding 4-hydroxyphenylpyruvate dioxygenase codes for MSKDIKSVNYGLEKIFEGAQDFLPLLGTDYVEFYVGNAKQAAHFYKTAFGFQSYAYRGLETGSKDSVSYVLKQDKIKLVLTTPLNSKSPINEHIVKHGDGVKVIALWVEDARKAYEETTSRGAKSYMKPTVEEDEHGEVVRSGIYTYGETVHMFVERKNYKGTFLPGFRAWKSDYNPSPVGLKYIDHMVGNVGWGQMNKWVKWYEDVMGFENFLSFDDKQIHTEYSALMSKVMSNGNGRIKFPINEPAKGKKKSQIEEYLDFYEGAGVQHIAVATDDIINTVSQLRRRGVEFLSKPPEAYYKATPGRLEEHSHQLRENIETLKNLGIMIDADEEGYLLQIFTKPVEDRPTLFFEIIQRMGARGFGAGNFKALFEAIEREQANRGTL; via the coding sequence ATGAGTAAAGACATAAAATCAGTAAACTACGGACTCGAAAAAATATTTGAAGGCGCACAGGACTTTCTGCCGCTTTTGGGAACCGATTACGTTGAATTTTACGTGGGCAATGCCAAACAAGCCGCGCACTTTTATAAAACGGCTTTTGGGTTTCAGTCGTATGCCTACAGAGGGCTCGAAACGGGCTCGAAAGACTCGGTGAGCTATGTGCTGAAGCAAGATAAAATCAAATTGGTGTTGACTACGCCGTTGAATAGCAAATCGCCCATAAATGAGCATATTGTAAAACATGGCGATGGCGTTAAAGTCATCGCCCTTTGGGTGGAAGACGCACGAAAAGCCTACGAGGAAACCACAAGCCGAGGTGCAAAATCGTATATGAAGCCAACCGTTGAAGAAGACGAACACGGCGAAGTAGTCCGTTCAGGGATTTATACCTACGGAGAAACGGTGCATATGTTTGTAGAACGAAAAAATTACAAAGGCACATTTTTACCGGGATTCAGAGCGTGGAAATCCGACTATAATCCTTCGCCGGTTGGCTTGAAATATATCGACCATATGGTTGGTAATGTGGGTTGGGGGCAGATGAATAAATGGGTAAAATGGTACGAAGATGTGATGGGTTTTGAAAACTTTTTGTCGTTTGATGATAAACAGATTCACACCGAATACTCTGCATTAATGAGTAAAGTAATGAGCAATGGTAACGGACGCATAAAATTCCCCATTAACGAACCTGCCAAAGGCAAAAAGAAATCGCAAATTGAAGAATACCTCGATTTTTACGAAGGTGCAGGCGTGCAGCATATCGCTGTGGCAACCGATGATATCATTAACACGGTGTCGCAATTAAGGCGGCGGGGTGTTGAATTTTTATCGAAACCACCCGAAGCATATTATAAAGCCACCCCAGGGCGTTTGGAAGAACACAGCCACCAATTACGTGAAAATATTGAAACCTTAAAAAATTTGGGCATTATGATTGATGCCGACGAGGAGGGCTATTTGTTGCAAATTTTCACCAAACCTGTTGAGGATAGACCGACTTTGTTTTTTGAAATCATCCAACGGATGGGTGCACGTGGTTTTGGCGCAGGAAATTTTAAAGCGCTTTTTGAAGCCATTGAGCGCGAACAGGCCAATAGAGGCACTTTGTAG
- a CDS encoding outer membrane beta-barrel protein yields the protein MLRKTFSLFIIFLIAASAQAQELNLAATAGYLNLNSIFKVDGEKRDLDFDSSGFYIGAQSEFELTDEINLKPELLVAINNEGNTLYLGLLGGYEITDEFSVLAGPSINYLLEEVVDNYSKLGVFMTFGAEYSFTEKIYAQAKYGVQLNNFYTGTADLSSKINFLLFGVGYKFL from the coding sequence ATGTTACGAAAAACATTTAGCCTTTTCATTATTTTTTTAATTGCAGCAAGCGCCCAAGCCCAAGAACTAAATTTGGCCGCCACAGCAGGCTACCTGAACCTCAATTCAATATTTAAGGTAGATGGCGAAAAACGGGATTTAGATTTTGATAGCAGCGGATTTTATATTGGCGCCCAAAGCGAATTTGAACTTACCGACGAGATAAACCTAAAACCTGAACTACTCGTTGCCATAAACAACGAGGGCAACACCCTTTATCTTGGCCTTTTGGGCGGTTATGAAATTACAGATGAATTTAGCGTTTTAGCAGGGCCTTCTATTAATTACCTGCTGGAGGAAGTTGTTGACAATTACAGCAAACTTGGTGTTTTCATGACCTTTGGGGCAGAATATAGCTTTACCGAAAAAATCTATGCTCAAGCCAAGTACGGCGTGCAGCTGAACAATTTTTATACTGGCACCGCAGACCTTAGTTCAAAAATCAATTTTTTACTTTTTGGGGTGGGATATAAATTTTTATAG
- a CDS encoding arginine decarboxylase, whose product MNTKYIDLINQTYDFPQEEFKVDKGQLHFHDIDLMQLTKQYGAPLKFTYLPQISNNINRAKTWFANAIKKHDYKGKYNYCYCTKSSHFKHVMDEALKNDIHIETSSAFDIDIVESLKKEGKISNDTFVISNGFKRAQYVTNIARLINSGHKNAIPIIDNYEEMDLLSKEIKGKFKVGIRIASEEEPKFEFYTSRLGIGYKNIVPFYKNQIAGNKKVELKMLHFFINTGIRDNAYYWNELLKCLKVYISLKKICPSLDSLNIGGGFPIKNSLAFEFDYEYMIDEIINQIKLTCEEEEVDVPHIFTEFGSFTVGESGGAIYEVLYQKQQNDREKWNMINSSFITTLPDTWAINKRFILLSVNRWQDTYERVLLGGLTCDSDDYYNSEQHMNAIYLPKYNKDKPLYIGFFNTGAYQETIGGFGGLQHCLIPSPKHILIDRDENGKLTTRLFSEQQKSEDLLKILGYQNGQNGLTEVEVDEFETSEKQ is encoded by the coding sequence TTGAATACAAAATATATTGATTTAATCAATCAAACTTACGATTTTCCCCAGGAAGAATTTAAGGTTGATAAAGGACAGTTGCATTTTCACGATATCGATTTAATGCAACTTACAAAACAGTATGGCGCACCGTTAAAATTTACGTACCTGCCACAAATTTCGAACAACATCAACAGGGCCAAAACTTGGTTTGCCAATGCCATTAAAAAGCACGATTACAAAGGCAAATACAACTATTGCTACTGTACCAAAAGCTCGCATTTTAAGCATGTGATGGACGAGGCGCTGAAGAACGATATACATATTGAAACCTCTTCGGCTTTCGATATCGACATTGTGGAAAGTCTGAAAAAGGAGGGCAAAATTAGCAACGATACTTTTGTAATCAGTAATGGTTTTAAACGTGCGCAGTATGTTACCAACATTGCACGTTTGATTAACAGCGGACATAAAAATGCCATTCCCATTATTGATAATTACGAGGAAATGGATTTGCTTTCAAAAGAAATAAAGGGCAAGTTTAAAGTAGGCATCCGCATTGCTTCGGAAGAAGAGCCAAAATTTGAGTTTTACACCTCACGTTTGGGTATTGGTTACAAAAACATTGTGCCGTTTTACAAAAACCAGATTGCCGGAAATAAAAAAGTTGAACTTAAAATGCTTCACTTTTTCATAAATACCGGTATTCGCGATAATGCTTATTATTGGAACGAATTGCTGAAGTGTTTAAAGGTGTACATCAGTTTGAAAAAGATTTGTCCGTCGCTGGATAGCCTTAACATTGGTGGCGGTTTCCCGATAAAAAATTCATTGGCGTTCGAGTTTGATTATGAATACATGATTGATGAAATTATCAATCAAATTAAACTCACCTGCGAAGAGGAAGAAGTTGATGTGCCACATATCTTTACCGAGTTTGGAAGCTTTACCGTTGGTGAAAGTGGCGGGGCTATTTACGAGGTGCTGTACCAAAAACAGCAAAACGACCGCGAAAAATGGAACATGATTAACTCGTCGTTCATAACCACCTTACCAGATACTTGGGCGATTAATAAGCGCTTTATTTTGTTGTCGGTTAACCGTTGGCAAGACACTTACGAGCGTGTACTTTTGGGTGGATTGACTTGCGATAGCGATGATTATTACAACAGCGAACAGCACATGAATGCCATTTACTTACCCAAGTATAACAAAGATAAACCCTTGTACATTGGGTTTTTCAATACGGGCGCATACCAAGAAACCATTGGTGGTTTTGGCGGTTTGCAACACTGTTTAATTCCATCTCCCAAACATATTTTAATCGATAGGGACGAAAACGGAAAGCTAACCACAAGGCTGTTTAGCGAACAACAAAAAAGTGAAGATTTACTAAAAATATTAGGGTATCAAAATGGTCAAAACGGATTAACTGAAGTTGAGGTTGACGAATTTGAAACTTCCGAAAAACAATAA
- the speB gene encoding agmatinase, with protein MKTYAGIPEEFAKLERAKIVLIPVPYDGTSTWQKGADKGPDAFLNASENMELYDIETGTEVYQQGVFLADAVTENSSPEAMVEAVHQVTKKYIKKNKFVTVFGGEHSISIGTIRAFNEMYPNLTVLHIDAHADLRKEYEGTTCNHACAVYEASQTTNLIQVGIRSMDIMEKTVMDEEKTYFAHDMAVDDTWMDSAIDQMTDNVFITFDLDAFDPSIMPSTGTPEPGGLLWYETLEFLKQVFAEKNVVGFDIVELCPNKKEKSSDFLAAKLYYKMLSYKFLDEEVDDEYNNTYDNSAQKNNNLKFNDDDNY; from the coding sequence ATGAAAACTTACGCTGGGATTCCAGAAGAATTTGCAAAATTAGAACGTGCAAAAATTGTTTTAATTCCCGTGCCTTATGACGGTACGAGTACTTGGCAAAAGGGAGCTGATAAAGGTCCAGATGCCTTTTTAAATGCTTCAGAGAATATGGAGCTTTACGATATTGAAACCGGTACCGAAGTGTATCAACAAGGTGTGTTTTTGGCCGATGCGGTAACTGAAAATAGTTCGCCAGAGGCTATGGTTGAAGCGGTGCATCAAGTCACAAAAAAATACATCAAAAAAAATAAATTCGTGACTGTTTTTGGTGGCGAACATTCCATTTCTATTGGCACCATTCGTGCCTTCAACGAGATGTATCCGAACTTAACGGTGTTGCATATTGATGCGCATGCCGATTTGAGAAAAGAATACGAAGGGACTACATGTAACCATGCCTGTGCGGTTTATGAAGCTAGCCAAACCACGAACTTGATTCAAGTGGGCATCCGTTCTATGGATATTATGGAAAAAACCGTAATGGACGAGGAGAAAACCTATTTTGCCCATGATATGGCGGTGGATGATACTTGGATGGATTCGGCCATTGATCAAATGACGGATAATGTTTTTATCACGTTCGATTTGGATGCCTTTGATCCGTCAATCATGCCAAGCACCGGAACACCCGAACCTGGTGGATTACTTTGGTACGAAACTTTAGAATTTTTAAAGCAAGTATTTGCAGAAAAGAATGTTGTAGGGTTCGATATTGTGGAGCTTTGCCCCAATAAAAAAGAAAAGTCGTCCGATTTTTTAGCAGCCAAACTATACTATAAAATGTTGAGCTATAAATTTTTGGATGAAGAAGTGGACGATGAATACAACAACACTTACGATAACTCGGCGCAGAAAAACAATAACTTAAAATTTAATGACGATGACAACTACTAA
- a CDS encoding deoxyhypusine synthase family protein, with product MTTTKGPISQFIEKHYLHFNSAALVDAAKGYEAQLNNGAKMLVSLAGAMSTAELGKSFAEMIRQDKVQIISCTGANLEEDIMNLVAHSHYKRVPNYRDLTPKEEWDLLEKGLNRVTDTCIPEEEAFRRLQKHIFDIWKEADDKGERYLPHEYMYKMLLSGVLEEYYEIDIKDSWMYAAAEKNLPIVCPGWEDSTMGNIFASYVLKGELKVSTMKSGIEYMTFLADWYTDNSEKGIGFFQIGGGIAGDFPICVVPMLYQDMERTDTPFWSYFCQISDSTTSYGSYSGAVPNEKITWGKLDIDTPKFIVESDATIVAPLIFAYLLGW from the coding sequence ATGACAACTACTAAAGGACCGATTTCCCAATTTATAGAAAAACACTATTTGCATTTTAATTCTGCCGCTTTGGTAGATGCCGCCAAAGGTTACGAGGCGCAACTAAATAACGGTGCAAAAATGTTAGTGTCGCTGGCGGGAGCCATGAGTACTGCCGAGTTGGGCAAAAGCTTTGCAGAAATGATTCGTCAGGATAAAGTGCAGATTATTTCTTGTACCGGAGCCAATTTGGAAGAAGATATCATGAATTTGGTAGCACATTCGCATTACAAACGTGTGCCTAATTATCGTGATTTAACGCCGAAGGAAGAGTGGGATTTGCTCGAAAAAGGATTGAACCGTGTAACCGATACTTGTATTCCAGAGGAAGAAGCCTTCCGTCGTTTACAAAAACATATTTTCGATATTTGGAAAGAAGCCGATGATAAAGGCGAGCGTTACCTGCCACATGAATATATGTACAAAATGCTGCTTTCTGGCGTGTTGGAAGAATATTACGAAATTGATATAAAAGATTCGTGGATGTACGCTGCGGCCGAAAAAAACTTGCCTATTGTATGCCCAGGTTGGGAAGACAGTACCATGGGGAATATTTTCGCGAGCTATGTGTTGAAAGGCGAATTGAAGGTTAGCACCATGAAATCGGGTATTGAATACATGACCTTTTTGGCCGATTGGTACACCGATAATTCAGAAAAAGGTATTGGATTCTTTCAAATAGGTGGCGGCATTGCCGGTGATTTCCCGATTTGTGTCGTGCCTATGTTATATCAAGATATGGAGCGTACCGATACGCCGTTCTGGAGCTACTTTTGCCAAATTAGCGACAGTACCACCAGTTACGGGTCGTATTCCGGGGCTGTTCCAAACGAAAAAATAACTTGGGGAAAGTTGGATATCGATACCCCGAAGTTTATCGTAGAGAGTGATGCTACCATTGTAGCACCGTTAATTTTTGCATATTTATTGGGCTGGTAA
- a CDS encoding bifunctional GNAT family N-acetyltransferase/carbon-nitrogen hydrolase family protein — protein sequence MSKIENIENVELRYLTVDDFEELKVATLESYGGVLNSYWKKHHIEKLTSMFPEGQVVILVDGDIAGCALSLIVDFDSIDDDHTYNDIIEGESFKNHDPDGDVLYGIDVFIKPQYRGLRLGRRLYDYRKEVCEKLNLKSIVFGGRMPNYHKHKDLTPKQYIEKVKQKEIHDPVLNFQISNDFHPVRILKGYLEGDTASNEYAVLMEWDNIYYTKPSKKASTVKTVVRLGLIQWQMRPYKSLDDLMQQAEYFIDSVAAYRSDFAMFPEFFNAPLMAEFNHLHEPDAIRELAKFTETIVNKLKEFSISYNINIISGSMPEVVNDKLYNVGYLCKRDGSVERYEKIHVTPDEAKVWGLQRGNELKAFDTDCGKIGILICYDSEFPELSRLLADEGMDILFVPFLTDTQNGYSRVRLCAQARAVENECYVAIAGSVGNLPNVNNMDIQYAQSAVFTPCDFSFPSNGIKAEATPNTEMILVADVDISLLRELHSFGAVKNLKDRRKDFYDVIRKKSS from the coding sequence ATGTCTAAAATTGAAAACATAGAAAACGTTGAGCTTCGGTACTTAACCGTTGATGATTTTGAAGAACTTAAAGTAGCTACTTTAGAATCGTACGGCGGGGTGCTCAATTCCTATTGGAAAAAACACCACATCGAAAAATTAACCTCCATGTTCCCGGAAGGGCAGGTGGTTATTTTGGTGGATGGCGATATTGCGGGTTGTGCGCTTTCGCTTATTGTAGATTTCGATAGTATTGACGACGACCACACGTACAACGATATTATTGAAGGCGAATCGTTTAAAAATCACGATCCCGATGGCGATGTACTGTATGGTATCGATGTGTTCATTAAGCCACAGTATAGAGGATTGCGTTTAGGCCGCCGGCTTTACGATTACCGAAAGGAAGTTTGTGAAAAACTGAATTTGAAAAGTATCGTTTTTGGCGGACGTATGCCTAATTACCATAAACACAAAGATCTTACACCCAAGCAATACATAGAAAAAGTAAAGCAAAAGGAAATTCACGACCCGGTTTTGAATTTTCAGATTTCCAACGATTTTCACCCGGTACGTATTTTAAAAGGTTATTTGGAAGGCGATACAGCGTCGAATGAATATGCCGTGCTAATGGAGTGGGACAATATTTATTACACCAAGCCAAGCAAAAAAGCAAGTACGGTGAAAACGGTGGTGCGTTTGGGGTTGATTCAATGGCAAATGCGCCCTTATAAAAGTTTGGACGATCTCATGCAGCAGGCCGAGTATTTTATTGATAGCGTTGCGGCGTACCGGTCGGATTTTGCCATGTTTCCAGAATTTTTCAATGCGCCATTAATGGCTGAGTTCAATCATTTGCACGAGCCCGATGCCATTAGGGAATTGGCAAAATTCACTGAAACCATTGTAAATAAACTGAAGGAGTTTTCCATTTCGTATAACATCAATATCATTTCCGGGAGTATGCCCGAAGTGGTAAACGATAAGTTGTATAATGTGGGCTATTTATGCAAGCGTGATGGCAGTGTAGAGCGTTATGAAAAAATTCACGTAACGCCCGATGAAGCCAAAGTATGGGGCTTGCAACGAGGCAACGAGCTAAAGGCTTTTGATACCGATTGCGGTAAAATAGGTATATTAATTTGTTACGATTCCGAATTTCCTGAATTGTCACGATTATTGGCTGACGAAGGCATGGACATTCTGTTTGTGCCCTTTTTAACCGATACGCAAAATGGCTATTCTCGTGTAAGGTTGTGCGCCCAAGCGCGTGCCGTTGAAAACGAATGTTATGTGGCCATTGCTGGAAGTGTTGGCAATCTGCCCAATGTCAACAATATGGATATACAATATGCGCAATCGGCCGTATTTACGCCCTGCGATTTTTCGTTCCCCAGTAATGGCATAAAAGCAGAAGCTACGCCTAATACCGAAATGATTTTGGTAGCCGATGTCGATATTAGTTTATTGCGCGAACTGCACTCTTTTGGAGCAGTAAAAAACCTGAAAGATCGAAGAAAAGATTTTTATGATGTTATTCGAAAAAAATCATCATAA
- a CDS encoding bleomycin resistance protein, protein MQTAFHLSLPCSSIRDTSGFYTGIGATLGRKAQNWVDVNLYGHQITFTKAGKFNFQSPNYVFEGKILPSFHFGIVLEEDAWNTVYEKLKGQNLDLVTESTFLKEKVGEHRSFFVEDPNGYMLEFKCFKKSQDIFKN, encoded by the coding sequence ATGCAAACGGCATTTCATTTGTCGCTGCCTTGTAGCAGCATTAGGGATACCAGTGGTTTTTATACTGGTATAGGAGCCACTTTGGGGCGAAAGGCTCAAAACTGGGTCGATGTTAATTTGTACGGCCACCAAATTACGTTCACTAAGGCCGGAAAGTTTAATTTTCAAAGTCCTAATTATGTTTTCGAAGGTAAAATTCTACCGTCATTCCATTTCGGAATTGTATTGGAAGAAGATGCCTGGAATACCGTGTACGAAAAACTAAAGGGACAAAACCTCGATTTAGTTACAGAGTCTACATTTTTAAAAGAAAAAGTGGGCGAGCACCGCTCCTTTTTTGTTGAAGATCCCAACGGCTATATGTTGGAGTTTAAATGCTTTAAAAAATCGCAGGATATTTTTAAGAATTAG